A window of the Halomarina salina genome harbors these coding sequences:
- a CDS encoding carbohydrate ABC transporter permease — translation MSQKTTTTTSQQYSGSVPLWNRLSYDRRNQLRRLSLYGFLAVALLVILFPLYWMVVTSIKPSDLLFNDHQNLFPLSFTLEAYEAILSDPQFLQYYLNSIIYTVGVVGLTTVTATLGGYGLTRIDIPYKRMFARGILMGYMFPAIMLSIPMFVLWRYLGWVNTYIGVILAETALALPFGLWLMWKFFQTVPESLEESARMNGATRFQAFKDIALPIAQPGIIAVSIFAYAVAWNEYTMPTVLLSDQALWPLTVGVQSFVQGYQVLWGQVMAATTLMVIPSFLFVYFLQSYILQGFRLN, via the coding sequence ATGAGTCAGAAGACCACTACAACCACATCACAGCAGTACAGCGGGTCAGTACCACTCTGGAACCGTCTCTCATACGACCGACGAAACCAGTTGCGACGGCTGTCACTGTACGGGTTTCTGGCAGTCGCTTTGCTCGTTATCCTTTTCCCGCTGTACTGGATGGTCGTTACCTCGATCAAGCCATCCGACTTACTATTCAACGACCATCAAAATCTCTTCCCGTTGTCGTTTACTCTCGAAGCCTACGAAGCGATTCTAAGTGATCCGCAGTTCCTCCAGTATTATCTGAACAGCATCATCTACACGGTTGGTGTCGTCGGCCTCACCACAGTGACCGCAACCCTCGGGGGTTACGGGCTTACTCGAATCGATATCCCGTACAAACGAATGTTCGCCCGAGGCATCCTCATGGGGTACATGTTCCCGGCGATCATGCTGTCGATTCCTATGTTTGTCCTCTGGCGGTACCTCGGATGGGTCAACACGTACATTGGAGTCATCCTCGCTGAGACTGCCCTGGCACTCCCGTTTGGTCTCTGGCTGATGTGGAAGTTCTTCCAGACCGTCCCAGAGTCGCTGGAGGAATCAGCGCGAATGAACGGTGCGACCCGATTCCAGGCGTTCAAGGACATTGCACTGCCGATCGCTCAACCGGGTATCATCGCCGTTTCCATCTTCGCGTATGCTGTCGCGTGGAATGAGTACACGATGCCAACCGTCCTGTTAAGTGACCAAGCGCTCTGGCCGCTCACTGTTGGTGTGCAATCATTCGTACAGGGGTATCAGGTTCTCTGGGGGCAAGTCATGGCGGCGACGACGCTCATGGTTATCCCATCCTTCCTGTTCGTCTACTTCCTGCAATCGTACATCCTGCAGGGCTTCCGTCTTAACTGA
- a CDS encoding MFS transporter: MRLRDSLFGSEATVISERNFQLLLLANIFPAIGTALLSPVLDTLIEPLGASPATIGLMVSFFTAPAIFVIPLAGVLADRYGRRLVLAASLTLFGFAGSAIALTTNFALVLGLRMIQGVAFAGLTPILVTSVGDLYAGTREATAQGLRFSGSGLAQMVFPLLAGVLVAIRWRYPFFLFALAIPTAVIFFRWYDEPATDSTTGTTGQSIQSSDGLSYRKALFDLVRHRRVLALTTARALGPIVWISFLTYNSVIVIRVINGTPSEAGVLVAIGSLVFAASASQSGRVTEIFGSRYVPLLISNTAQAVGFGVVLLAPGIPIAAAGIVIVGVGFGIEISLYRSIITGIAPTALRAGFVSVAEAASRVVITLTPIVIGWAIAVTRPVVGLSQAVQLSILSIILFGSAGRIGLLIIARVSPQPPTERMSPVDG; the protein is encoded by the coding sequence GTGCGTCTCAGAGACTCGCTATTCGGGAGTGAAGCCACTGTCATCAGCGAGCGGAATTTTCAGTTGCTGTTGCTCGCGAATATTTTCCCAGCTATTGGAACAGCGCTGCTCTCACCAGTTCTCGATACACTAATCGAACCGCTCGGGGCCTCGCCTGCCACGATTGGACTCATGGTTTCATTCTTCACAGCTCCCGCAATTTTCGTTATCCCCCTCGCTGGCGTACTTGCGGACCGATACGGTCGTCGGCTCGTTCTCGCTGCTTCTCTCACATTATTCGGCTTCGCAGGTAGTGCGATTGCCCTCACGACCAACTTCGCTCTCGTGTTAGGGCTCCGAATGATTCAGGGAGTTGCGTTTGCAGGACTAACGCCAATTCTCGTTACGAGTGTGGGTGACCTCTACGCGGGAACAAGAGAGGCAACAGCACAGGGACTTCGGTTCTCGGGGAGTGGACTAGCTCAGATGGTGTTCCCGTTGCTCGCGGGGGTACTCGTCGCAATCAGGTGGCGATATCCATTTTTCTTGTTTGCGCTGGCGATTCCGACCGCTGTTATCTTCTTCCGATGGTATGACGAACCAGCCACCGATAGTACGACGGGTACTACTGGCCAATCGATTCAGAGCTCTGACGGCCTATCGTACCGAAAGGCCCTATTCGACCTTGTTCGCCATCGGCGTGTTCTCGCACTCACCACTGCCCGAGCACTTGGTCCCATCGTGTGGATCAGCTTCCTCACCTATAATTCAGTGATTGTGATTCGAGTAATCAATGGCACACCTAGTGAAGCGGGAGTACTCGTCGCCATTGGGAGCCTGGTTTTCGCAGCATCAGCCAGCCAATCTGGACGAGTAACGGAAATATTTGGCTCTCGCTACGTGCCATTGCTCATCAGTAATACCGCCCAGGCGGTCGGATTCGGAGTCGTATTGCTCGCTCCGGGCATCCCGATAGCGGCCGCTGGCATCGTGATCGTTGGTGTCGGGTTCGGAATCGAGATCTCGCTCTACCGAAGCATCATTACCGGAATCGCTCCGACCGCATTGCGAGCTGGATTCGTGAGTGTGGCCGAAGCAGCTAGTCGTGTCGTCATCACGCTTACTCCCATCGTCATCGGCTGGGCAATAGCAGTCACACGACCAGTAGTGGGCCTTTCTCAGGCTGTTCAGCTATCGATTCTTAGCATAATACTTTTCGGTAGCGCTGGACGAATCGGTCTGTTAATCATCGCTCGTGTGTCCCCACAACCACCTACTGAACGGATGTCACCCGTCGATGGCTGA
- a CDS encoding amidohydrolase family protein: protein MSGRTTGQHVEEGFNTETVIDTDFHLEIHSPEPLLPYIENKAVAEKMEWGMPKADLGGWVSNYSHETESSTITHGQPMNTEEMVTVMERMGLDSIVVIPGLVNLATGRYPEVKTELARAYNDYLLDKVIDVSEGIHGAIIAPQWDTNAAVEELDRVGTERGVVAAQAWYGPNKLIGGTEFDPVVEQLCSLDLPWLIHGAGFDKQFDVHGASKHSYVEAFALDWSHSAMLNQGNIIFSGMLDKYPDLQVVIQEAGISWIPFMALRCDEMYQNYPGDLQLTPRLMEMDQEYLDRMPSEYVFDNFYYNTQPIALPGGPKHAKAFLEMCHAEDTILFATDFPHHTLDTVDWVRDNPAIDQKLQRQLLSETASELFGIDV, encoded by the coding sequence ATGTCTGGCAGAACGACTGGTCAGCATGTAGAAGAGGGTTTCAACACTGAGACAGTAATTGATACGGACTTTCACCTCGAAATCCACTCACCTGAGCCGCTCTTACCCTACATCGAAAACAAAGCAGTCGCTGAGAAGATGGAGTGGGGGATGCCGAAAGCCGATCTCGGGGGTTGGGTATCGAACTACTCTCATGAGACCGAGAGTTCGACCATTACTCACGGTCAACCGATGAATACAGAAGAGATGGTAACGGTCATGGAGAGGATGGGCCTCGATTCGATAGTCGTCATCCCGGGGCTAGTCAATCTTGCTACGGGTCGTTATCCGGAAGTGAAAACCGAGCTTGCACGTGCTTACAACGACTATCTCCTAGACAAGGTTATCGACGTTTCAGAGGGTATCCACGGAGCAATTATTGCCCCACAGTGGGATACGAACGCCGCTGTCGAAGAACTCGATCGCGTTGGCACAGAACGGGGAGTCGTCGCCGCACAAGCCTGGTATGGCCCAAATAAACTCATCGGTGGGACAGAGTTTGATCCCGTCGTTGAGCAGCTCTGCTCGCTCGACCTCCCCTGGCTGATTCACGGTGCAGGGTTCGATAAGCAATTCGACGTCCACGGCGCCTCGAAGCACTCATACGTCGAGGCGTTTGCCCTCGATTGGTCGCATAGTGCGATGTTGAATCAAGGGAACATTATCTTCTCTGGGATGCTCGATAAGTACCCTGACCTCCAAGTTGTCATTCAGGAAGCCGGAATCAGCTGGATACCATTCATGGCATTGCGATGTGACGAGATGTACCAGAACTATCCCGGCGATCTGCAGCTGACACCACGCCTTATGGAGATGGACCAAGAGTATCTGGACCGGATGCCAAGTGAATACGTCTTTGACAATTTCTACTACAATACCCAACCTATTGCACTTCCCGGCGGACCGAAGCATGCAAAGGCGTTTCTAGAGATGTGCCATGCCGAAGACACCATCTTGTTCGCCACAGACTTCCCGCACCACACGCTTGATACGGTGGATTGGGTCCGTGACAATCCGGCTATTGATCAGAAACTGCAGCGGCAGCTGCTGAGTGAGACGGCCAGCGAACTCTTTGGTATTGATGTCTAA
- a CDS encoding Rieske (2Fe-2S) protein → MSKYHVGYVDDFPEGEGVAVDAGGVDVAVFNVGGELFAIHNNCPHKNLPLAEAGQPRFIEGPDPATDTRGAINADSCTINCPWHRLEFSLTDGHSPLLDYNIPTYEVVTEGEKVIIRR, encoded by the coding sequence ATGTCTAAATACCATGTCGGGTACGTCGACGATTTCCCCGAAGGGGAAGGAGTTGCGGTTGATGCAGGAGGGGTTGACGTCGCCGTATTCAACGTTGGCGGTGAGTTGTTCGCTATTCACAATAACTGTCCACACAAGAATCTCCCACTCGCCGAAGCTGGACAACCCAGATTCATCGAGGGACCGGATCCAGCGACAGATACGCGGGGAGCGATAAACGCTGACAGCTGTACAATCAATTGCCCGTGGCATCGATTGGAATTTTCACTGACAGACGGCCACAGTCCGCTACTGGACTACAACATCCCTACATACGAGGTAGTTACTGAAGGTGAGAAGGTCATCATTCGACGATAA
- a CDS encoding enoyl-CoA hydratase-related protein, whose protein sequence is MTWQTLERTNHEEGIVRITLDRPDTHNAISPQLIDELDEALKEAEDEEETRVIIIDGNGPSFSSGHDLGGGEDGFQDSRRGWSAEKRLSYEQEYYWERSMDIRDLRVPTITQIHGYCGAAGLMLMSVCDLAVASADATFQQPVNRMASAATELLLEPWEMGFRKAKEFIWTGDPISGPEAERLGLVNKAVPEEDLDEETMVLATKLARQPPFALQLSKKTINHAENQVGRREAMYSHFLAHQLTHQSDEWTDWHDEAGEKWEEEGLRAWLNHRDDRFDIETMEDIEETRED, encoded by the coding sequence ATGACGTGGCAGACGTTAGAACGAACCAATCACGAAGAGGGCATCGTTCGAATAACACTCGACCGACCGGATACGCACAACGCAATATCGCCACAGCTTATCGATGAACTTGACGAAGCGCTAAAAGAAGCCGAGGATGAAGAAGAAACCCGAGTCATCATTATCGACGGAAACGGACCGTCATTCTCCTCGGGTCACGATCTCGGTGGGGGCGAGGACGGTTTCCAAGATAGTCGACGAGGCTGGTCTGCCGAGAAGCGGCTCAGTTATGAACAGGAGTATTATTGGGAACGCAGCATGGACATTCGAGATCTTCGTGTCCCCACAATCACACAAATTCACGGATATTGTGGCGCAGCAGGACTGATGCTGATGTCTGTGTGTGATCTTGCAGTCGCCTCAGCTGATGCTACGTTCCAACAGCCCGTCAATCGGATGGCCTCCGCAGCGACCGAACTCCTGCTTGAGCCGTGGGAGATGGGCTTTCGGAAGGCCAAGGAGTTCATCTGGACTGGAGACCCGATTTCCGGGCCGGAAGCTGAACGACTTGGTCTTGTGAACAAGGCAGTACCTGAAGAGGACCTTGATGAAGAGACGATGGTGTTGGCGACAAAACTCGCCCGGCAGCCACCTTTCGCGCTCCAACTCAGCAAGAAGACCATTAATCACGCCGAAAACCAGGTCGGTCGGCGAGAGGCAATGTACTCTCATTTCCTAGCTCATCAGCTCACTCACCAGAGCGACGAGTGGACAGACTGGCATGACGAAGCGGGTGAGAAATGGGAAGAAGAAGGGCTTCGAGCATGGCTTAACCACCGAGACGATCGGTTCGACATCGAAACGATGGAAGACATCGAGGAAACGAGAGAGGACTAA